One part of the Streptomyces sp. AM 2-1-1 genome encodes these proteins:
- a CDS encoding RDD family protein, translated as MSAPTPAPGDESPREGYYPDPSIPGYVRYWNGVSWVPGTSRPAPGQDAANAPAGAAVETHDRGAAASPAPVEETGPVFFDEEEAAQDAADAARFDPARQAPVHPGGLPAERAHHPGNAHPPEPASAWQADTSRQNGFGNDTDRRVSWGDRPGQVPGQAAGGGGDPRAFEAGPDPRRPALPNGAAPAAALPAGRDGGHDGPVHAAPDARLGPAAGPPSGPVTGRPAAREAAAPAVRPAESHPAPAPAAYPPAATPGRHQPAQPHQAGPHPGQGATSWAQQPHQPQQAQQAHQPHQLQQVHQPQQAQQPHPAQQAQPAHLGQQARQPAADQPVVPWKPPVDDPFQQMARAQTAGRPAGLGRRLVARVLDTVVLGALVGAAGFPLVTAAIDHMDAKIEAAKLSGRTVTVHLLDATTAGQFGGVLAAFLVVGFLLEALPTAKWGRTFGKKLLGIQVRDVESQDVPTLGAALRRWLVHGLLGLLVIGLLDAAWCLFDRPWRQCWHDKAARTFVAG; from the coding sequence ATGAGCGCGCCAACTCCGGCACCCGGTGACGAGAGCCCCCGCGAGGGGTACTACCCCGACCCCTCCATCCCCGGCTACGTCCGTTACTGGAACGGCGTTTCGTGGGTTCCCGGGACGAGCCGCCCCGCACCGGGGCAGGACGCCGCGAACGCCCCCGCCGGCGCGGCCGTCGAGACGCACGACCGGGGCGCCGCCGCCTCGCCGGCCCCCGTGGAGGAGACCGGGCCGGTCTTCTTCGACGAGGAGGAAGCGGCCCAGGACGCCGCCGACGCGGCCCGGTTCGACCCGGCCCGGCAGGCCCCGGTCCACCCCGGCGGCCTGCCGGCCGAGCGCGCCCACCACCCCGGCAACGCCCACCCGCCGGAGCCCGCCTCCGCATGGCAGGCCGACACCTCGCGGCAGAACGGCTTCGGCAACGACACCGACCGGCGCGTCTCCTGGGGTGACCGGCCTGGCCAGGTGCCCGGGCAGGCCGCCGGCGGTGGAGGGGATCCCCGCGCCTTCGAGGCCGGCCCGGACCCGCGCCGCCCGGCGCTCCCGAACGGCGCCGCACCGGCCGCCGCGCTGCCGGCCGGCCGGGACGGCGGCCACGACGGCCCGGTGCACGCCGCCCCCGACGCCCGCCTCGGCCCCGCCGCCGGGCCGCCGAGCGGCCCGGTCACCGGCCGCCCGGCGGCCCGGGAGGCGGCAGCCCCCGCCGTCCGGCCGGCCGAGAGCCACCCGGCTCCCGCTCCGGCCGCCTACCCGCCCGCCGCCACGCCCGGCCGCCACCAGCCCGCGCAGCCGCACCAGGCCGGGCCGCACCCCGGACAGGGCGCCACCTCCTGGGCCCAGCAGCCGCACCAGCCCCAGCAGGCCCAGCAGGCCCATCAGCCGCACCAGCTCCAGCAGGTGCACCAGCCCCAGCAGGCCCAGCAGCCGCACCCGGCCCAGCAGGCTCAGCCCGCGCACCTCGGGCAGCAGGCCCGGCAGCCCGCGGCGGACCAGCCGGTGGTGCCGTGGAAGCCGCCGGTGGACGACCCGTTCCAGCAGATGGCCCGCGCGCAGACGGCGGGCCGGCCCGCCGGGCTCGGACGCCGGCTCGTCGCCCGGGTGCTGGACACGGTGGTGCTCGGCGCGCTCGTCGGCGCGGCCGGCTTCCCGCTGGTCACAGCCGCGATCGACCACATGGACGCCAAGATCGAGGCCGCCAAGCTGTCCGGCCGCACGGTCACCGTCCATCTGCTGGACGCCACCACCGCCGGACAGTTCGGCGGGGTCCTCGCCGCCTTCCTCGTCGTCGGCTTCCTGCTGGAGGCCCTGCCCACCGCCAAGTGGGGCCGCACGTTCGGCAAGAAGCTCCTCGGCATCCAGGTCCGCGACGTCGAGTCGCAGGACGTGCCCACCCTGGGTGCCGCGCTGCGCCGCTGGCTCGTCCACGGCCTCCTGGGGCTGCTGGTGATCGGTCTGCTCGACGCCGCCTGGTGCCTCTTCGACCGTCCGTGGCGCCAGTGCTGGCACGACAAGGCGGCTCGCACGTTCGTGGCGGGCTGA
- a CDS encoding RDD family protein, which yields MSNDAPTPGQPPEDDDPFLKKPQDPPPSSGSPYDGAPPPPPPPPYDPGPYGGGPYGGADPLAGMPPLGAQGVRILARLIDFLIISIPLYLISLPFGGAVDVTSDNGDSDVSNAVTNTYSGHQLIWSLIALVCYVGYDTYFTHKDGRTPGKRLLKLRVAMLSDGSVPSTNAALIRAAVLWLPALLCCPCLWWLINIVLMFTDKPYRQGLQDKAAKTVVVSAR from the coding sequence ATGAGCAACGACGCGCCGACGCCCGGCCAGCCGCCCGAGGACGACGATCCGTTCCTCAAGAAGCCGCAGGACCCCCCGCCGTCGTCGGGCTCGCCGTACGACGGCGCGCCGCCCCCGCCGCCCCCTCCGCCCTACGACCCGGGGCCGTACGGCGGCGGCCCGTACGGCGGCGCCGACCCGCTCGCGGGGATGCCGCCGCTGGGTGCCCAGGGGGTCCGGATCCTGGCGCGGCTGATCGACTTCCTGATCATCTCGATCCCGCTGTACCTGATCTCGCTGCCCTTCGGGGGCGCTGTCGACGTCACCTCCGACAACGGCGACAGCGACGTGAGCAACGCCGTCACCAACACCTACAGCGGCCACCAGCTGATCTGGTCGCTGATCGCGCTCGTCTGCTATGTCGGGTACGACACCTACTTCACGCACAAGGACGGGCGCACTCCGGGCAAGCGGCTGCTGAAGCTGCGCGTCGCGATGCTGAGCGACGGCAGCGTGCCGAGCACCAACGCGGCGCTGATCCGGGCGGCCGTGCTCTGGCTGCCGGCGCTGCTGTGCTGCCCGTGCCTGTGGTGGCTCATCAACATCGTCCTGATGTTCACCGACAAGCCGTACCGGCAGGGTCTCCAGGACAAGGCGGCCAAGACGGTCGTGGTCAGTGCCCGCTGA
- a CDS encoding immune inhibitor A domain-containing protein, giving the protein MTSKRSGLRAAAVVVAMAASAATASTFFVAQASQSAPAGTALATSHDPAPEKAEEHNLEGPFSEKQNSERQAALEQVISGDKKVTDRAGSKVVKLDDKKYVELGREKTDKIFTILVEFGDQVDNSTLFDPDGSGPQAPVVKFGGTPGPAHNTIAKPDPKKDNSTAWQADYNQAHFQELYFGTSATSNSLTKYYEKTSSGRYSVDGEVSDWVKIPYNEARYGSNYCGASSCASVWDAVRDGVNAWAADQKAKGATPEQIKADLAEYDQWDRYDYDADGNFNEPDGYIDHFQMVHAGEDESAGGGAQGASAIWAHRWYAYGTNAGATGPAGNKAGGAQIGDTGIWVGDYTVQPENGGLGVFAHEYAHDLGLPDLYDTSGGGENSVGFWSLMSAGSWLGRGQGEIGDTPGDMTAWDKLQLGWLDYATAKAATKSTHKLGVSEYNTANKQALVVNLPDKEVTTTVVTPAQGSKQWWSGSGDNLSNTLTRPVDLTGKTSASLDLSGWYDIEAEYDYLYTEVSTDGGANWTAIDGTADGKELPRDASDKPALTDASGAYKKLSYPLDAYAGKKIDLRFRYASDGGVAGKGFTADAITISADGAVLFSDDAEGDDNGWTSKGFSRIGGSFTNDYPQYYIAENRQYTSYDETLKVGPYNFGFTTTRPDWVEHYSYQNGLMVWLWDTSQADNNTSAHPGQGLILPVDSHAKPLKWTDGTLLRNKIQPFDAPFSWYPNQGFTLHNADVALKIKPTLGVPLFDDHKGTYWYAENPTGSVKVSDTNTRLTIVDEPLNGSTITVKVGPSTK; this is encoded by the coding sequence GTGACCAGTAAGAGAAGCGGCCTCCGTGCCGCCGCAGTTGTCGTGGCGATGGCCGCGAGCGCGGCCACCGCGTCGACGTTCTTCGTCGCGCAGGCCTCGCAGTCGGCTCCGGCCGGCACGGCCCTCGCCACGAGCCACGACCCGGCCCCCGAGAAGGCCGAGGAGCACAACCTCGAAGGCCCGTTCAGCGAGAAGCAGAACAGCGAACGCCAGGCCGCTCTGGAGCAGGTGATCTCCGGCGACAAGAAGGTGACCGACCGCGCCGGTTCCAAGGTCGTCAAGCTCGACGACAAGAAGTACGTCGAACTCGGCCGCGAGAAGACCGACAAGATCTTCACCATCCTGGTCGAGTTCGGTGACCAGGTGGACAACTCCACCCTGTTCGACCCGGACGGCTCCGGCCCCCAGGCGCCTGTCGTCAAGTTCGGCGGTACGCCCGGTCCGGCCCACAACACGATCGCCAAGCCCGACCCGAAGAAGGACAACAGCACCGCCTGGCAGGCCGACTACAACCAGGCCCACTTCCAGGAGCTGTACTTCGGCACCAGCGCCACGTCCAACTCGCTGACCAAGTACTACGAGAAGACCTCGTCCGGCCGCTACTCGGTCGACGGTGAGGTCTCCGACTGGGTCAAGATCCCTTACAACGAAGCCCGCTACGGCTCCAACTACTGCGGCGCGAGCAGCTGCGCCAGCGTGTGGGACGCCGTCCGCGACGGAGTCAACGCCTGGGCGGCCGACCAGAAGGCCAAGGGCGCCACCCCCGAGCAGATCAAGGCCGACCTGGCCGAGTACGACCAGTGGGACCGATACGACTACGACGCCGACGGCAACTTCAACGAGCCCGACGGCTACATCGACCACTTCCAGATGGTCCACGCCGGCGAGGACGAGTCCGCGGGCGGCGGTGCCCAGGGCGCGAGCGCCATCTGGGCGCACCGTTGGTACGCGTACGGCACCAACGCCGGGGCGACCGGCCCGGCCGGCAACAAGGCGGGTGGCGCGCAGATCGGCGACACCGGCATCTGGGTCGGCGACTACACCGTCCAGCCCGAGAACGGCGGACTGGGCGTCTTCGCCCACGAGTACGCCCACGACCTCGGCCTGCCGGACCTCTACGACACCTCCGGTGGCGGCGAGAACTCGGTCGGCTTCTGGTCCCTCATGTCGGCCGGCTCCTGGCTCGGCCGCGGCCAGGGCGAGATCGGCGACACCCCGGGCGACATGACCGCCTGGGACAAGCTGCAGCTCGGCTGGCTCGACTACGCCACGGCGAAGGCCGCGACCAAGTCCACCCACAAGCTGGGCGTCTCGGAGTACAACACGGCCAACAAGCAGGCCCTGGTCGTCAACCTCCCGGACAAGGAGGTCACCACCACCGTCGTGACCCCCGCCCAGGGCAGCAAGCAGTGGTGGAGCGGCAGCGGCGACAACCTGTCGAACACGCTGACCCGTCCGGTCGACCTGACCGGCAAGACGTCCGCCTCGCTCGACCTCTCGGGCTGGTACGACATCGAGGCCGAGTACGACTACCTCTACACCGAGGTCTCCACCGACGGCGGCGCCAACTGGACCGCGATCGACGGCACCGCCGACGGCAAGGAACTGCCGCGCGACGCCAGCGACAAGCCGGCCCTGACCGACGCGTCCGGCGCGTACAAGAAGCTCTCGTACCCGCTCGACGCCTACGCGGGCAAGAAGATCGACCTCCGCTTCCGCTACGCCTCCGACGGCGGAGTGGCGGGCAAGGGCTTCACCGCCGACGCGATCACCATCAGCGCCGACGGGGCCGTCCTCTTCTCGGACGACGCCGAGGGCGACGACAACGGGTGGACGTCGAAGGGCTTCTCGCGGATCGGCGGGTCGTTCACCAACGACTACCCGCAGTACTACATCGCCGAGAACCGCCAGTACACCTCGTACGACGAGACCCTCAAGGTCGGCCCGTACAACTTCGGCTTCACCACCACCCGGCCCGACTGGGTCGAGCACTACTCCTACCAGAACGGCCTGATGGTCTGGCTCTGGGACACCTCGCAGGCCGACAACAACACCTCGGCCCACCCGGGCCAGGGCCTCATCCTGCCGGTGGATTCGCACGCCAAGCCGCTCAAGTGGACCGACGGCACGCTGCTGCGCAACAAGATCCAGCCGTTCGACGCCCCGTTCAGCTGGTACCCCAACCAGGGCTTCACGCTGCACAACGCGGACGTGGCGCTGAAGATCAAGCCGACGCTCGGCGTCCCGCTCTTCGACGACCACAAGGGCACCTACTGGTACGCGGAGAACCCGACCGGAAGCGTCAAGGTCTCCGACACCAACACGCGCCTCACGATCGTCGATGAGCCGCTCAACGGCTCGACGATCACCGTGAAGGTCGGTCCCTCGACCAAGTAG
- a CDS encoding isochorismatase family protein — protein MHRALIVVDVQNDFCEGGSLAVTGGADVAAAITDLIGEAQAGYRHVVATRDHHVDPGDHFSATPDFEHSWPVHCVAGTEGVGFHPNFAPAVASGAIDAVFDKGAYAAAYSGFEGLDENAVGLAQWLREHEVTEVDVVGIATDHCVRATALDAAREGFTTRVLLDLTAGVAAPTTARALEELRTAGVELSGAPVVA, from the coding sequence ATGCACCGCGCGTTGATCGTCGTGGACGTCCAGAACGATTTCTGCGAGGGCGGCAGCCTCGCCGTGACGGGCGGCGCCGACGTCGCCGCCGCGATCACGGATCTGATCGGGGAGGCACAGGCCGGCTACCGCCACGTGGTGGCCACCCGCGACCACCACGTCGATCCGGGCGACCACTTCTCGGCCACGCCGGACTTCGAGCACTCGTGGCCGGTCCACTGCGTGGCGGGTACGGAGGGCGTGGGCTTCCACCCGAACTTCGCGCCCGCCGTCGCCTCCGGGGCGATCGACGCGGTGTTCGACAAGGGGGCGTACGCCGCGGCGTACAGCGGCTTCGAGGGGCTCGACGAGAACGCGGTGGGGCTGGCGCAGTGGCTCCGCGAGCATGAGGTCACCGAGGTCGACGTGGTCGGTATCGCCACCGACCACTGCGTGCGGGCGACGGCGCTGGACGCCGCGCGGGAGGGCTTCACCACCCGCGTCCTGCTCGACCTGACGGCGGGTGTCGCGGCGCCCACCACCGCGCGCGCCCTGGAGGAGCTCCGCACGGCGGGGGTGGAGCTGTCGGGGGCTCCGGTCGTCGCCTGA
- a CDS encoding nicotinate phosphoribosyltransferase, whose protein sequence is MNSADLSRRVGVPSTALFTDQYELTMVQAALKAGTADRRSVFEAFTRRLPEGRRYGVLAGTGRVLDAVENFHFDDEMIAFLRQQRIVDEPTLAWLADFRFSGDIWGYPEGEVYFPGSPVLRVEGSFAECVLLETVVLSILNHDSAIAAAASRMSAAAGDRSLIEMGARRTHELSAVASARAAYVGGFHTTSDLAAGFRYGIPTVGTSAHAFTLLHDTERDAFRAQVESLGRDTTLLVDTYDVTEAVRTAVEVAGPELGAVRIDSGDLLLVAHRVREQLDELGATETRIVVTSDLDEYAIASLAAAPVDAYGVGTQLVTGSGRPTCSMVYKLVARAESADPADPLVPVAKKSMGAKSSRGGRKWAARRVDAHGVAEAEVIGTGPVPAELEGRELLVELVRGGEVVAREPLEAARERHVAARAGLPMSALQLSRGEPVLPTEYL, encoded by the coding sequence ATGAACTCAGCGGACCTGAGCCGGCGGGTCGGAGTGCCGTCGACCGCGCTCTTCACCGACCAGTACGAACTCACGATGGTGCAGGCGGCCCTCAAGGCGGGCACGGCCGACCGGCGCTCCGTCTTCGAGGCCTTCACCCGGCGGCTGCCCGAGGGGCGGCGGTACGGCGTCCTCGCCGGCACCGGACGGGTGCTCGACGCGGTGGAGAACTTCCACTTCGACGACGAGATGATCGCCTTCCTGCGCCAGCAGCGGATCGTGGACGAACCGACGCTCGCCTGGCTGGCGGATTTCCGCTTCAGCGGTGACATCTGGGGCTACCCGGAGGGCGAGGTCTACTTCCCGGGCTCGCCGGTGCTCCGGGTGGAGGGCTCCTTCGCCGAGTGCGTGCTGCTGGAGACGGTGGTGCTCTCGATCCTCAACCACGACTCCGCCATCGCCGCCGCCGCGTCCCGGATGTCGGCCGCGGCCGGCGACAGGAGCCTGATCGAGATGGGCGCGCGCCGGACGCACGAGCTGTCGGCGGTCGCCTCCGCCCGCGCCGCGTACGTGGGCGGCTTCCACACCACCTCCGACCTGGCGGCGGGCTTCCGCTACGGCATCCCGACCGTGGGCACCAGCGCGCACGCCTTCACCCTGCTGCACGACACCGAGCGGGACGCCTTCCGGGCGCAGGTGGAGTCGCTGGGCCGGGACACCACGCTGCTGGTGGACACCTACGACGTCACCGAGGCGGTCCGTACGGCCGTCGAGGTCGCCGGGCCCGAGCTGGGTGCCGTACGCATCGACTCCGGAGACCTGCTGCTGGTCGCGCACCGCGTGCGCGAGCAGCTCGACGAGCTGGGCGCGACGGAGACCAGAATCGTGGTCACCTCGGACCTGGACGAGTACGCGATCGCCTCGCTCGCCGCCGCCCCGGTGGACGCGTACGGCGTGGGCACGCAGCTGGTCACCGGCAGTGGCCGGCCGACCTGCTCGATGGTGTACAAGCTGGTGGCGCGTGCCGAGTCCGCCGATCCGGCCGATCCGCTGGTGCCGGTGGCGAAGAAGTCGATGGGCGCGAAGTCGTCGAGGGGCGGCCGCAAGTGGGCGGCCCGCCGGGTGGACGCGCACGGGGTCGCCGAGGCCGAGGTGATCGGCACCGGACCGGTGCCGGCCGAGCTGGAGGGCCGTGAGCTGCTGGTGGAGCTGGTGCGCGGCGGTGAGGTGGTGGCCCGGGAGCCGCTGGAGGCGGCCCGCGAGCGGCACGTCGCGGCGCGGGCGGGGCTGCCGATGTCCGCGCTCCAGCTGTCCCGGGGCGAGCCGGTGCTGCCGACGGAGTACCTCTGA
- the clpS gene encoding ATP-dependent Clp protease adapter ClpS: MGGVSVASPVEIERPESAEETFAVPEPDVPWVTLVHNDPVNLMSYVTYVFQAYFGYSKDKAHKLMLDVHHKGRAVVSSGSREEMERDVQAMHGYGLWATLTQDRN; the protein is encoded by the coding sequence ATGGGAGGGGTGAGCGTCGCTTCCCCCGTAGAGATCGAACGTCCCGAGTCGGCCGAGGAGACCTTCGCCGTCCCCGAGCCCGACGTCCCCTGGGTGACGCTGGTGCACAACGACCCGGTCAACCTCATGAGCTATGTGACGTACGTCTTCCAGGCGTACTTCGGCTACTCCAAGGACAAGGCCCACAAGCTCATGCTCGACGTGCACCACAAGGGCCGCGCCGTCGTCTCCAGCGGAAGCCGCGAGGAGATGGAGCGCGACGTCCAGGCGATGCACGGCTACGGCCTCTGGGCCACCCTCACCCAGGACCGCAACTGA
- a CDS encoding DUF2017 domain-containing protein, with protein sequence MAGHFEATPDGGATVALDEVEISILRSLAVQLLELVGPGDEAAEGSDPLAALFAEGPSEPPTDPALARLFPDAYGDGDKELREASSEFRRFTEIDLRTRKREDALAVVRSLDALSAGANGGPDEERGERGEREDREGGGGGELRLTADESRQWLGTLNDLRLTIGARLEVADEDPAQAGEGSLYGLPDSDPRKPMVLAYLWLGALQETLVETLMP encoded by the coding sequence ATGGCCGGCCACTTCGAGGCCACCCCCGACGGCGGCGCGACCGTCGCGCTCGACGAGGTGGAGATCTCCATCCTGCGCTCCCTCGCCGTCCAGCTGCTGGAACTCGTCGGCCCGGGCGACGAAGCCGCCGAGGGCTCCGACCCCCTCGCCGCGCTCTTCGCCGAGGGCCCCAGCGAGCCGCCCACCGACCCCGCCCTGGCCCGTCTCTTCCCCGACGCCTACGGCGACGGCGACAAGGAACTGCGCGAGGCGTCCTCCGAATTCCGCCGCTTCACCGAGATCGACCTGCGCACCCGCAAGCGCGAGGACGCCCTCGCCGTCGTCCGCTCCCTCGACGCCCTCTCCGCGGGGGCGAACGGCGGACCCGACGAGGAACGCGGAGAGCGCGGAGAGCGCGAGGACCGGGAGGGCGGTGGCGGCGGCGAACTCCGCCTCACCGCCGACGAGTCCCGTCAGTGGCTCGGCACCCTCAACGACCTCCGCCTGACCATCGGCGCCCGGCTGGAGGTCGCCGACGAGGACCCGGCCCAGGCCGGGGAAGGCTCCCTCTACGGGCTCCCCGACAGCGACCCGCGCAAGCCGATGGTGCTCGCCTACCTCTGGCTCGGGGCACTCCAGGAAACGCTGGTCGAAACGCTGATGCCGTAA
- a CDS encoding amino acid permease gives MTSAEIDSGQPGRDAADAHGNGEGYQRALGSRQIQMIAIGGAIGTGLFLGAGKAIAKAGPSLVLAYALAGLVIFLIMRALGELLMYRPVSGSFSEYAREFVGPFAGFVTGWTYWLFWVVTGITEVTAGAQYMTYWFDIPQWVSALFFTLILYGVNLISVKLFGELEFWFSMVKVTAIVGMILICAGILTLGFSDAGDTASVTHLWSDGGFFPHGISGTLTTLQIVMFAFLAVELVGVTAGESKDPKTVLPKAINTVPWRIAVFYVGALIMILSVVPWTEFQPDVSPFVAAFEKMGLGIGAGIVNFVVLTAALSSCNSGMYSTGRMLRDLALNGQGPRAFTRLTRSGTPLIGTTFSAALMLVGVWINYQWPGKAFTYVVSFATISGMWAWIMILVCQLRYRARADRGELPRSTFRTPGSPYTGVFALAFIGMVIVMMAVDEDARISLYCAPFWALVLGVAYLVLKSRDPQNAAFAKR, from the coding sequence ATGACATCCGCAGAGATCGACAGCGGGCAACCCGGCCGGGACGCCGCGGACGCCCACGGGAACGGCGAGGGGTACCAGCGCGCGCTGGGCTCCCGCCAGATCCAGATGATCGCGATCGGCGGGGCCATCGGCACCGGCCTCTTCCTCGGCGCCGGCAAGGCCATCGCCAAGGCCGGACCCAGCCTCGTCCTGGCCTACGCCCTCGCGGGGCTGGTCATCTTCCTCATCATGCGCGCCCTCGGCGAACTCCTCATGTACAGGCCGGTGTCGGGCTCCTTCTCGGAATACGCACGCGAATTCGTCGGCCCCTTCGCCGGCTTCGTCACCGGCTGGACCTACTGGCTCTTCTGGGTCGTCACCGGAATCACTGAAGTCACCGCCGGCGCCCAGTACATGACCTATTGGTTCGACATTCCGCAGTGGGTCTCGGCGCTGTTCTTCACCCTCATTCTGTACGGCGTCAACCTCATCTCCGTGAAGCTCTTCGGCGAGCTCGAATTCTGGTTCTCGATGGTCAAGGTGACCGCCATCGTCGGCATGATCCTCATCTGCGCCGGAATCCTCACCCTGGGCTTCTCCGACGCCGGTGACACCGCCTCCGTCACCCACCTCTGGTCGGACGGCGGCTTCTTCCCGCACGGGATCAGCGGCACCCTGACGACCCTGCAGATCGTGATGTTCGCCTTCCTCGCCGTCGAGCTGGTCGGCGTCACCGCGGGGGAGTCCAAGGACCCGAAGACCGTCCTGCCCAAGGCGATCAACACCGTGCCGTGGCGCATCGCCGTCTTCTACGTCGGCGCGCTGATCATGATCCTGTCGGTGGTGCCGTGGACCGAGTTCCAGCCCGACGTCTCCCCGTTCGTCGCCGCCTTCGAGAAGATGGGCCTCGGCATCGGCGCGGGCATCGTCAACTTCGTCGTCCTCACCGCCGCGCTCTCCTCCTGCAACTCCGGCATGTACTCCACCGGACGCATGCTCCGCGACCTCGCCCTCAACGGCCAGGGCCCCCGCGCCTTCACCCGGCTCACCCGCAGCGGCACCCCGCTCATCGGCACCACCTTCTCCGCCGCGCTGATGCTGGTCGGCGTCTGGATCAACTACCAGTGGCCCGGCAAGGCATTCACCTACGTCGTCTCCTTCGCCACCATCTCCGGCATGTGGGCGTGGATCATGATCCTGGTCTGCCAGCTCCGCTACCGCGCCCGCGCCGACCGCGGCGAGCTGCCCCGGTCCACCTTCCGCACCCCCGGCTCCCCGTACACCGGCGTCTTCGCGCTCGCCTTCATCGGCATGGTCATCGTGATGATGGCCGTCGACGAGGACGCCCGGATCTCCCTCTACTGCGCCCCCTTCTGGGCGCTCGTCCTCGGCGTCGCCTACCTGGTGCTGAAGTCGCGCGACCCGCAGAACGCGGCCTTCGCCAAACGCTGA
- a CDS encoding ABC transporter ATP-binding protein produces MSLALTDITLTYPDGDTRLTALDQVSLAVPKGSLSAVVGPSGSGKSSLLAVAATLVTPDTGTVTIDGQDTTGLTRGELTELRRHKVGIVFQQPNLLPSLTAAEQLQVMARIVGRKPRSARDRAMELLDAVGLADRAGRRPHQLSGGQRQRINIARALMNTPTVLLVDEPTSALDHERGAAVLDLITRLTHQQATATVLVTHDRTHLTAVDQIVEVHDGRLRHPAVNR; encoded by the coding sequence ATGAGCCTGGCCCTGACCGACATCACCCTCACGTACCCCGACGGCGACACCCGCCTGACCGCCCTCGACCAGGTCAGCCTGGCAGTCCCCAAAGGCAGCCTGAGCGCCGTGGTGGGCCCCTCCGGCTCCGGCAAGTCCAGCCTCCTCGCGGTCGCCGCCACCCTCGTCACCCCCGACACCGGTACCGTCACCATCGACGGCCAGGACACCACCGGCCTCACCCGCGGCGAACTGACCGAACTGCGCCGCCACAAGGTCGGCATCGTCTTCCAGCAGCCGAACCTGCTGCCCTCCCTCACCGCCGCCGAGCAACTCCAGGTCATGGCCCGGATCGTCGGCCGCAAACCCCGCTCCGCACGCGACCGTGCGATGGAACTCCTCGACGCCGTCGGCCTCGCCGACCGGGCCGGCCGTCGCCCCCACCAGCTCTCCGGCGGCCAGCGCCAGCGCATCAACATCGCCCGCGCCCTGATGAACACGCCCACCGTCCTGTTGGTCGACGAACCCACCAGCGCCCTCGACCACGAACGCGGCGCCGCTGTCCTCGACCTCATCACCCGCCTCACCCACCAGCAGGCCACCGCCACCGTCCTGGTCACCCACGACCGCACCCACCTCACCGCCGTCGACCAGATCGTTGAAGTCCACGACGGACGCCTGCGCCACCCGGCGGTGAACCGGTAG
- a CDS encoding ABC transporter permease: MFVAWRDLKFAKGRFALMGTVIVLITLLVGLLSGLTAGLGRQNVSAITGLPADKIAFQAPGGGQDPSYSTSTVTRQQWQQWSTAPGVESAEPLGITTTIATAGDKSTGVSAFGVEPGSRLAPDSDKITGSAVVVSTTAADDLGVKPGDSLTLAGRQLKVAAVQGDAHFSHTPVIWTSLDTWRTTAPPTGADGGPTATVIALNTSSKADTAATDQRAGTTTLATDDSLSAIGSYTSENGSLQLMRGFLFAISALVIGAFFTVWTIQRSGDVAVLKALGASTVNLLEDALGQAVVLLVSGTLIGTGIAAALGALVSGSAVPFLLTPATVLVPALVIIVLGALGAALSIRRITSVDPLTALGSVR, encoded by the coding sequence GTGTTCGTCGCCTGGAGAGACCTGAAATTCGCCAAGGGGCGCTTCGCCCTGATGGGGACCGTCATCGTGCTGATCACCCTGCTGGTCGGGCTGCTGTCCGGGCTGACGGCCGGACTGGGGCGGCAGAACGTCTCCGCGATCACCGGCCTGCCCGCCGACAAGATCGCCTTCCAGGCACCCGGCGGGGGGCAGGACCCGTCGTACTCCACCTCAACCGTCACCCGGCAGCAGTGGCAGCAGTGGTCCACGGCACCCGGTGTCGAGAGCGCGGAGCCGCTGGGGATCACCACGACCATCGCCACCGCGGGGGACAAGAGCACCGGGGTCTCGGCCTTCGGCGTCGAGCCCGGCTCACGCCTCGCCCCGGACAGCGACAAGATCACCGGCAGCGCGGTGGTGGTGTCCACCACCGCGGCCGACGACCTCGGCGTGAAGCCCGGCGATTCCCTCACCCTGGCAGGCCGTCAGCTGAAGGTGGCCGCCGTTCAGGGCGACGCCCATTTCAGCCACACCCCGGTGATCTGGACCAGCCTGGACACCTGGCGGACGACCGCCCCGCCCACCGGCGCCGACGGCGGTCCGACCGCGACCGTCATCGCCCTGAACACCAGCTCGAAGGCCGACACGGCCGCCACCGACCAGCGGGCCGGCACCACGACGCTCGCCACCGACGACTCGCTGTCCGCAATCGGCTCCTACACCTCCGAAAACGGCTCCCTGCAACTGATGCGCGGCTTCCTGTTCGCCATCTCCGCCCTGGTCATCGGAGCCTTCTTCACCGTCTGGACCATCCAGCGCAGCGGCGACGTCGCCGTCCTCAAGGCGCTGGGCGCCTCCACCGTCAACCTGCTCGAGGACGCCCTCGGCCAGGCCGTCGTCCTGCTCGTCAGCGGCACCCTGATCGGCACCGGCATCGCCGCCGCCCTCGGCGCCCTGGTGTCCGGCTCCGCCGTGCCGTTCCTCCTGACCCCCGCCACCGTCCTGGTCCCGGCCCTCGTGATCATCGTCCTCGGCGCGCTCGGCGCCGCCCTTTCCATCCGCCGCATCACCTCCGTCGACCCGCTGACCGCCCTCGGGAGCGTCCGATGA